A part of Salvelinus alpinus chromosome 5, SLU_Salpinus.1, whole genome shotgun sequence genomic DNA contains:
- the agrp gene encoding agouti-related protein: MVNSVFPYCWTLCLIQLATGLVHGNIRLEDSHPSLRRTGDSFLSDIGKGSLSRGDPVSFHSESEEEEEEEELLMDMETYDEDVAETVQLQSRAMRSPRRCIPHQQSCLGNTLPCCDPCDTRYPRMFGSICYCRRTACAGAHRRP; this comes from the exons ATGGTCAACTCAGTATTCCCATACTGCTGGACCCTGTGCCTGATCCAGCTGGCTACAGGACTGGTTCATGGAAACATTCGTCTAGAGGACTCCCATCCCAGCCTCAGACGCACCGGCGACTCCTTCCTCTCAGATATAG GTAAAGGCTCTCTCTCTAGAGGGGATCCTGTTAGTTTCCACTcagagtctgaggaagaggaggaagaggaggagctgcTGATGGACATGGAAACCTACGATGAG GATGTTGCTGAGACGGTGCAGCTGCAGAGCAGAGCCATGCGTTCTCCCCGTCGCTGTATCCCCCACCAGCAGTCCTGTCTGGGTAACACGCTGCCCTGCTGCGACCCCTGTGATACCCGTTACCCCCGAATGTTCGGGTCAATCTGCTACTGTCGTCGGACGGCCTGCGCCGGCGCTCACCGGCGTCCCTAA